From the Desulforhopalus sp. genome, one window contains:
- a CDS encoding NUDIX hydrolase, with protein sequence MKCPNCGHEVEKHRNPLPTVDIIIEIGERIVLIERRNPPFGWALPGGFVDYGESFETAALREAEEETGLTVTGLRQFHTYSDPGRDARHHTASTVFIGQAKGAPRAGDDAARAELFGKNNLPDLAFDHAKILADYYAVKDKS encoded by the coding sequence ATGAAATGCCCGAACTGCGGCCATGAAGTGGAAAAACACCGGAATCCCCTGCCCACCGTCGACATCATCATCGAGATAGGTGAGCGGATTGTTTTAATCGAAAGAAGAAACCCGCCCTTTGGCTGGGCCCTACCCGGTGGTTTTGTTGATTACGGCGAGTCGTTTGAGACGGCGGCGCTGCGTGAGGCCGAGGAGGAGACGGGACTTACGGTGACCGGCCTTCGGCAATTTCATACCTATTCCGATCCGGGAAGGGATGCCCGGCACCACACCGCCTCAACCGTCTTTATCGGCCAGGCGAAAGGCGCCCCGCGAGCGGGCGACGATGCCGCCCGAGCAGAGCTTTTTGGAAAGAACAACCTGCCCGATCTGGCCTTCGATCATGCCAAGATACTGGCCGATTATTACGCCGTTAAGGACAAGAGTTAG